From a single Alloactinosynnema sp. L-07 genomic region:
- a CDS encoding response regulator transcription factor: MTEQPISVMVVDDHPIWRDGVARDLAERGFDVRATAGDAAAAVRIARAVRPDVVLMDLNLGEESGVEATRKITGELAGTRVLVLSASGEHNDVLEAVKAGASGYLVKSASAEELVAAVRRTSAGDAVFTAGLAGLVLGEYRRMASGPDDAPKLTERETEVLRLVAKGLTARQIADRLVLSHRTVENHVQSTLRKLQLHNRVELARYAIEHGLDKEPG; encoded by the coding sequence GTCGACGACCACCCGATCTGGCGCGACGGCGTGGCCCGCGACCTCGCCGAGCGCGGGTTCGACGTGCGCGCCACCGCGGGCGACGCCGCGGCGGCGGTGCGCATCGCGCGGGCCGTGCGCCCGGACGTGGTGCTGATGGACCTCAACCTGGGCGAGGAGTCCGGCGTCGAGGCCACCCGCAAGATCACCGGCGAGCTGGCGGGCACCCGGGTGCTCGTGCTGTCGGCCAGCGGCGAACACAACGACGTGCTGGAGGCGGTCAAGGCGGGCGCTTCTGGCTACCTGGTGAAGTCCGCGTCGGCGGAGGAACTCGTCGCGGCGGTGCGCCGCACATCAGCGGGCGACGCGGTGTTCACCGCCGGGCTGGCAGGCCTGGTCCTCGGCGAGTACCGACGGATGGCATCGGGCCCGGACGACGCGCCGAAGCTGACCGAGCGGGAGACAGAGGTGCTGCGGCTGGTGGCCAAGGGGCTGACCGCGCGGCAGATCGCCGACCGGCTCGTGCTGTCACACCGGACCGTGGAGAACCACGTCCAGTCGACGCTGCGGAAACTCCAGCTGCACAACCGCGTCGAACTGGCCAGATACGCGATAGAACACGGCCTCGACAAGGAGCCGGGTTAG
- a CDS encoding methyltransferase domain-containing protein, translating to MALARSLATRLTQAGDLRDPRWIEAFSATPRHVFVPRFRLGTDGPEYSADDVQRTAWLAEVYSDKPLTTQSKPHPDGLTTVDGLPFRIPTSSSTSPGLMARMLEMLDVRDGHRVLEIGTGTGYNAALLCHRVGAENVVSVDLDPDLVDLARRRLADFGYRPALVAGDGALGVAEHGPYDRIIATAAVADIPPAWIDQLSGSPKVVANLRGELSTGAVCVLARPDSSAELTGRFAALEGHFMWARPAVDNPLRPHQSPPSHRGSLVFHGRTALDPADLIGDDDFRFLLQLQLSGAESFYSTGETATLLTSDGSRAEVRMRPESDGRRPVVQYGPRRIWDTVEATAALSRDLGRLTLDRYGVTASRSARFVWLDGPDGAYRWPLPLV from the coding sequence GTGGCGCTCGCGCGGTCGCTCGCCACTCGACTCACCCAAGCGGGCGATCTCCGTGATCCACGGTGGATTGAGGCGTTCTCGGCGACGCCGCGACACGTGTTCGTGCCGCGTTTTCGGCTTGGCACCGACGGTCCCGAGTACTCAGCCGACGACGTCCAACGGACGGCGTGGCTTGCCGAGGTCTATTCCGACAAGCCTCTGACCACCCAAAGCAAGCCGCATCCAGATGGCCTGACAACGGTCGACGGACTGCCTTTCCGCATTCCGACGAGTTCGTCGACCAGCCCGGGTCTCATGGCCAGGATGCTGGAGATGCTCGACGTTCGCGATGGTCACCGGGTGCTGGAGATCGGCACCGGCACCGGTTACAACGCGGCCCTGCTGTGTCACAGGGTGGGCGCCGAGAACGTGGTCAGTGTCGATCTGGATCCGGACCTGGTGGATCTAGCACGTCGCCGGCTGGCCGACTTCGGCTATCGCCCCGCGCTCGTCGCCGGTGATGGTGCGCTGGGCGTGGCTGAGCACGGCCCGTACGACCGGATCATCGCGACCGCCGCGGTCGCCGACATCCCCCCGGCGTGGATCGACCAACTTTCGGGGAGTCCCAAAGTCGTCGCCAACCTTCGCGGCGAGTTGTCGACGGGTGCGGTGTGTGTGCTGGCTCGACCGGACAGTTCGGCCGAGCTGACCGGACGCTTCGCCGCGTTGGAAGGCCATTTCATGTGGGCGCGGCCCGCGGTCGACAATCCGCTTCGGCCGCATCAGTCGCCGCCAAGCCATCGGGGTTCGCTGGTTTTCCACGGTCGCACCGCACTCGATCCCGCCGACCTGATCGGCGATGACGACTTCCGGTTCCTGTTGCAGTTGCAGTTGAGCGGCGCGGAGTCGTTCTACTCCACCGGGGAGACCGCGACATTGCTGACCTCCGACGGTTCCCGGGCGGAAGTGCGGATGCGGCCGGAAAGCGACGGCCGTCGGCCTGTGGTCCAGTACGGCCCGCGCAGGATCTGGGACACGGTCGAGGCGACAGCGGCCCTCAGCCGGGACCTCGGGCGCCTCACGCTCGACCGCTACGGGGTCACGGCGTCCAGGTCTGCCAGGTTCGTCTGGCTGGACGGCCCCGATGGCGCCTACCGTTGGCCGCTGCCCCTGGTCTAA
- the tgmB gene encoding ATP-grasp ribosomal peptide maturase: protein MTDRQTVLVLSSADDPTAGAVVAELSRRSAPVVRMDLGDFPAAMTIRTELDGRCWRGELTGSPRRVDLADVRSIYYRRPTRFAFPDELSDADRVFATEEARLGLGGVLAAMDVLWVNDPIRVASAEYKPLQLAVAARCGLMTPATLITNDHRAVIDFASAQPGPIVCKALSPIAHSEDGDIRITFTTVIDPLTIDKDAVAVTAHLFQAWVPKDHEVRVTMVGGTAFAVAIDATSDAARVDWRSDYDALVYTPTKVPEPVLDGISRYLGTLGLSYGAFDFIVKPNGEWVFLECNPAGQWLWLERLTELPIAAAFADVLIGGRSG, encoded by the coding sequence ATGACCGACCGGCAGACCGTCCTGGTTCTCAGTTCGGCCGACGACCCGACGGCCGGGGCTGTGGTGGCGGAGCTTTCTCGGAGATCCGCGCCAGTTGTCCGAATGGATCTTGGCGACTTTCCCGCCGCGATGACCATCCGTACCGAGTTGGACGGTCGGTGCTGGCGCGGAGAGTTGACCGGAAGCCCTCGGCGGGTGGACTTGGCCGATGTGCGGTCGATCTACTACCGCAGACCGACCAGGTTCGCCTTTCCCGACGAACTGTCGGACGCTGATCGGGTCTTCGCGACCGAGGAGGCTCGACTTGGGCTGGGCGGTGTGCTCGCCGCGATGGACGTGTTGTGGGTGAACGATCCGATTCGCGTCGCGTCCGCCGAATACAAGCCCCTGCAACTGGCGGTCGCGGCTCGGTGTGGGCTCATGACGCCTGCCACCCTGATCACCAATGATCACCGCGCGGTGATCGACTTCGCTTCCGCGCAGCCTGGACCGATCGTGTGCAAGGCCCTGTCGCCGATCGCGCATTCAGAGGATGGCGACATTCGGATCACGTTCACGACGGTCATCGATCCGTTGACGATCGATAAGGACGCGGTCGCTGTGACGGCGCATCTCTTTCAAGCTTGGGTCCCGAAGGATCACGAGGTTCGGGTGACGATGGTGGGCGGGACCGCGTTCGCGGTGGCGATCGACGCCACCAGTGACGCCGCTCGCGTCGACTGGCGATCCGACTACGACGCGCTGGTCTATACACCGACCAAGGTTCCCGAACCCGTCCTTGACGGAATATCGAGGTATCTCGGTACCCTCGGTCTCTCCTACGGCGCGTTCGACTTCATCGTGAAGCCGAACGGCGAGTGGGTCTTCCTGGAGTGCAATCCAGCAGGTCAATGGTTGTGGTTGGAGCGCCTGACCGAACTGCCGATCGCTGCGGCGTTCGCCGACGTGCTGATCGGAGGTCGGTCCGGATGA